Proteins from a genomic interval of Microbacterium phyllosphaerae:
- a CDS encoding multifunctional oxoglutarate decarboxylase/oxoglutarate dehydrogenase thiamine pyrophosphate-binding subunit/dihydrolipoyllysine-residue succinyltransferase subunit: protein MSNQVTGVGGDGGFGANSWLVEELYEQFKVNRDSVDKEWWPILEKYQSDAATGAATPASAVEQPAHPVTAPIPVIGTQPVARTTTKPAAAAPIPAQAPKPAPKPESREPAEPVEEDKVTPLRGLPKTLAANMDESLTVPTATSVRTVPAKLMIDNRIVINNHMARTRGGKISFTHLIGWALIRTLDEFRSQNVFYAEIDGKPSVVAPAHVNLGIAIDLPKPDGTRALMVPSIKRADTMSFSEYLVAYEDLVTRARNNKLTAADFQGTTVSLTNPGGIGTVHSVPRLMKGQGCIIGAGALEYPAEFQGASERTLNELAIGKTITLTSTYDHRVIQGAGSGEFLKKVHELLIGQRGFYDDIFAALRIPYAPIRWNPDIAVDLAERVDKQSRVQELINSFRVRGHLMADIDPLEYVQRSHPDLEIESHGLTFWDLDREFVTGGFGGRRIAKLRDILGVLRDSYCRTVGIEYMHIQDPEQRRWFQEKVEVKYQKPGHDEQLRVLRKLNEAEAFETFLQTKFVGQKRFSLEGGESLVPLLDEILQGAATSGLEGAAIGMAHRGRLNVLTNIAGKTYGHVFQEFEGTQTPGNQRGSGDVKYHLGTEGTFIADDESELPVYLAANPSHLETVDGVLEGIVRAKQDRKPIGTFTWLPILVHGDAAFAGQGVVVETLQMSQLRGYRTGGTIHIVVNNQVGFTTLPNDSRTSVYSTDVAKTIQAPVFHVNGDDPEAVIHVAQLAFEYRERFHRDVVIDLVCYRRRGHNEGDDPSMTQPLMTDLIQAKRSVRKLYTESLVGRGDITEEEYDEAKADFQNRLEIAFAETHAAETGATPVAQELPPVDEQVGAPEITGVANEVIQLIGDAFVNKPEGFTVHPKLQQQLEKRLDMSRNGNIDWGFGELLAFGSLLVEGTPVRLAGQDSRRGTFVQRHATLHDRANGQEWLPLSNLSESQGRFFVYDSLLSEYAALGFEYGYSVEAPEALVLWEAQFGDFVNGAQSVIDEYISAAEQKWGQQSSVTLLLPHGYEGQGPDHSSSRIERFLQMCAQENMIVARPSTPASYFHLLRRQAYARPRKPLIVFTPKAMLRLRGATSPVEAFTQGRFEPVLDDSRDLDRNAVKRVLVHSGKVHWDLRAELEKNPNPEIALVRLEQLYPTPIDGLKAITDSYPNAELRWVQEEPENQGAWPFLALAFADVPGDRSFHPVSRPASASPATGSSKVHAAEQAKLLRDALTLG from the coding sequence GTGTCGAACCAGGTGACCGGCGTCGGGGGCGACGGGGGGTTCGGAGCCAATTCCTGGCTCGTGGAAGAGCTCTACGAGCAGTTCAAGGTGAACCGCGATTCCGTCGACAAGGAATGGTGGCCGATCCTCGAGAAGTACCAGTCCGATGCCGCGACCGGTGCAGCGACTCCCGCATCCGCGGTCGAGCAGCCTGCGCACCCCGTGACCGCGCCCATCCCCGTGATCGGCACGCAGCCCGTCGCCCGCACGACGACGAAGCCGGCCGCGGCCGCTCCCATCCCCGCGCAGGCTCCCAAGCCCGCACCCAAGCCCGAGTCCCGGGAGCCCGCCGAGCCTGTCGAGGAAGACAAGGTCACGCCGCTCCGCGGACTGCCGAAGACTCTCGCCGCGAACATGGACGAGTCGCTGACCGTCCCGACGGCGACGAGTGTGCGCACGGTTCCGGCCAAGCTGATGATCGACAACCGCATCGTCATCAACAATCACATGGCGCGCACCCGCGGCGGCAAGATCAGCTTCACGCACCTGATCGGGTGGGCGCTCATCCGCACCCTCGACGAGTTCCGCAGCCAGAACGTCTTCTACGCCGAGATCGACGGCAAGCCCTCGGTCGTCGCGCCCGCACACGTGAACCTGGGCATCGCGATCGACCTCCCCAAGCCCGACGGCACCCGCGCGCTGATGGTCCCCAGCATCAAGCGCGCAGACACGATGTCGTTCAGCGAGTACCTCGTCGCCTACGAAGACCTGGTCACCCGCGCCCGCAACAACAAGCTCACCGCGGCCGATTTCCAGGGCACGACGGTCTCGCTGACCAACCCCGGTGGCATCGGCACCGTGCACTCCGTGCCTCGCCTCATGAAGGGCCAGGGCTGCATCATCGGCGCCGGCGCGCTCGAGTACCCGGCCGAGTTCCAGGGCGCCAGCGAGCGCACGCTCAACGAGCTCGCGATCGGCAAGACGATCACGCTGACCAGCACGTACGACCACCGCGTCATCCAGGGTGCGGGCTCCGGAGAGTTCCTCAAGAAGGTGCACGAGCTGCTCATCGGGCAGCGCGGGTTCTACGACGACATCTTCGCCGCACTGCGCATCCCCTACGCACCCATCCGCTGGAACCCCGACATCGCGGTCGACCTCGCCGAGCGCGTCGACAAGCAGTCGCGCGTGCAGGAGCTCATCAACTCGTTCCGCGTGCGGGGCCACCTGATGGCCGACATCGACCCGCTCGAGTACGTCCAGCGCTCGCACCCCGACCTCGAGATCGAGAGCCACGGGCTCACCTTCTGGGACCTCGACCGCGAGTTCGTGACGGGTGGATTCGGCGGCCGTCGCATCGCGAAGCTCCGTGACATCCTCGGTGTCCTGCGCGACTCGTACTGCCGCACGGTCGGCATCGAGTACATGCACATCCAGGATCCCGAGCAGCGCCGGTGGTTCCAGGAGAAGGTCGAGGTCAAGTACCAGAAGCCCGGACACGACGAGCAGTTGCGTGTCCTCCGCAAGCTCAACGAGGCCGAGGCGTTCGAGACCTTCCTGCAGACGAAGTTCGTCGGCCAGAAGCGGTTCTCGCTCGAGGGCGGCGAGTCGCTCGTCCCCCTGCTCGACGAGATCCTCCAGGGCGCGGCCACATCCGGGCTCGAGGGCGCGGCGATCGGCATGGCGCACCGCGGCAGGCTGAACGTCCTGACCAACATCGCCGGCAAGACCTACGGCCACGTGTTCCAGGAGTTCGAGGGCACGCAGACGCCCGGCAACCAGCGCGGGTCGGGCGATGTGAAGTACCACCTCGGCACCGAGGGCACCTTCATCGCCGACGACGAGTCCGAGCTGCCCGTCTACCTCGCGGCCAACCCGTCTCACCTCGAGACCGTCGACGGCGTGCTCGAGGGCATCGTCCGCGCCAAGCAGGACCGCAAGCCCATCGGCACCTTCACGTGGCTGCCGATCCTCGTGCACGGCGATGCCGCGTTCGCCGGACAGGGAGTGGTCGTCGAGACTCTGCAGATGTCGCAGCTGCGCGGCTATCGCACGGGTGGCACGATCCACATCGTCGTCAACAACCAGGTCGGATTCACGACGCTGCCGAACGACTCGCGCACATCCGTGTACTCCACGGATGTGGCGAAGACGATCCAGGCACCGGTCTTCCACGTGAACGGAGACGACCCCGAGGCCGTCATCCACGTGGCTCAGCTCGCCTTCGAGTACCGCGAGCGCTTCCATCGCGATGTCGTGATCGACCTCGTCTGCTACCGGCGCCGCGGGCACAACGAGGGCGATGACCCCTCGATGACGCAGCCGCTGATGACCGATCTGATCCAGGCCAAGCGATCGGTGCGCAAGCTGTACACCGAGTCGCTCGTCGGTCGTGGCGACATCACCGAAGAGGAGTACGACGAGGCGAAGGCCGACTTCCAGAACCGTCTGGAGATCGCGTTCGCGGAGACGCACGCCGCCGAGACCGGCGCGACGCCGGTCGCTCAGGAGCTGCCTCCCGTCGACGAGCAGGTCGGTGCTCCGGAGATCACCGGGGTCGCGAACGAGGTCATCCAGCTCATCGGCGACGCGTTCGTCAACAAGCCCGAGGGCTTCACGGTGCACCCCAAGCTGCAGCAGCAGCTCGAGAAGCGTCTCGACATGAGCCGCAACGGCAACATCGACTGGGGCTTCGGCGAGCTGCTCGCCTTCGGATCGCTCCTCGTCGAGGGAACACCCGTGCGGCTCGCAGGGCAGGACTCGCGCCGCGGCACGTTCGTGCAGCGTCACGCGACCCTGCACGACCGCGCGAACGGGCAGGAGTGGCTGCCGCTGTCCAACCTGTCGGAGTCCCAGGGGCGCTTCTTCGTCTACGACTCGCTGCTGAGCGAGTACGCGGCACTCGGCTTCGAGTACGGGTACTCCGTCGAGGCGCCAGAGGCGCTCGTGCTGTGGGAAGCCCAGTTCGGTGACTTCGTGAACGGCGCACAGTCGGTCATCGACGAGTACATCTCGGCGGCCGAGCAGAAGTGGGGACAGCAGTCCAGCGTCACTCTGCTCCTCCCCCACGGCTACGAGGGTCAGGGACCGGACCACTCGTCCTCCCGCATCGAGCGCTTCCTCCAGATGTGCGCGCAGGAGAACATGATCGTCGCGCGTCCGTCGACGCCGGCATCGTACTTCCACCTGCTGCGCCGTCAGGCCTACGCCCGTCCGCGCAAGCCGCTGATCGTCTTCACCCCGAAGGCGATGCTGCGTCTGCGCGGTGCGACGAGCCCGGTCGAGGCCTTCACGCAGGGTCGCTTCGAGCCCGTGCTCGATGACAGCAGAGACCTCGACCGCAACGCGGTGAAGCGCGTGCTCGTGCACTCCGGCAAGGTCCACTGGGATCTGCGGGCCGAGCTCGAGAAGAACCCGAACCCCGAGATCGCCCTCGTGCGCCTCGAGCAGCTGTACCCGACGCCGATCGACGGGCTGAAGGCGATCACCGACTCCTATCCGAACGCCGAGTTGCGGTGGGTCCAGGAGGAGCCGGAGAACCAGGGTGCCTGGCCGTTCCTCGCACTCGCCTTCGCTGACGTCCCCGGCGACCGCTCCTTCCACCCGGTCTCGCGTCCCGCGTCCGCGTCACCGGCGACGGGCTCGTCGAAGGTGCACGCGGCCGAGCAGGCGAAGCTGCTCCGCGACGCCCTCACCCTGGGCTGA
- a CDS encoding GuaB1 family IMP dehydrogenase-related protein translates to MEFSGESPTVDLTYSDVFLVPRRSAVTSRLQVDLAPQDGTPATLPLVASNMNSVTGPRLAAVLARRGGLGVLPQDMPLQALDAAIRDVKSQPVLWDTPLVLPPEASVSDALRLMPPTAGHGIVVASGAAPHHVDRILGVLPATRLATALPDAQLGDLVHTGTPSLDADDIGSERHAFDVITDAGVEMVTIAHHGHLVGTLSARSALRSTLYRPAVDGDGRLAVAAAVGINGDVASKAQALAAAGVDVLVVDTAHGHQEGMLRALSAVSELNLGIPIVAGNIVTADGVRDLVEAGASILKVGVGPGAMCTTRMMTAVGRPQFSAVLETAEAARELGAHVWADGGVRYPRDVALALAAGAASVMVGSWFAGTIEAPGELQSDEEGRIYKESWGMASTKAVQERFGRLDAYERARKELFAEGISSSKICLDPLRPGLEDLLDMITSGVRSSFTYAGAASVPEFHDRALVGLQSAAGYEEGKALPVSW, encoded by the coding sequence ATGGAGTTCTCCGGTGAGTCGCCCACAGTCGATCTGACCTATTCCGACGTGTTCCTGGTTCCGCGCCGTTCGGCGGTGACGAGCCGCCTGCAGGTCGATCTCGCCCCGCAGGACGGCACCCCGGCGACGCTTCCGCTGGTGGCATCCAACATGAACTCGGTCACGGGTCCTCGGCTCGCCGCGGTGCTCGCGCGCCGCGGGGGACTCGGGGTGCTGCCGCAGGACATGCCGCTGCAGGCTCTCGACGCCGCGATCCGCGACGTCAAGAGCCAGCCGGTGCTGTGGGACACGCCGCTCGTGCTCCCGCCTGAGGCGTCGGTGTCGGATGCGCTGCGGCTGATGCCGCCGACCGCCGGACACGGGATCGTCGTCGCGTCGGGCGCGGCCCCGCACCACGTGGATCGGATCCTCGGAGTCCTTCCTGCGACGCGGCTCGCGACGGCGCTGCCGGATGCGCAGCTGGGCGACCTCGTGCACACCGGAACGCCCTCGCTCGACGCGGACGACATCGGATCCGAGCGCCACGCCTTCGATGTGATCACCGATGCCGGCGTCGAGATGGTGACGATCGCCCACCACGGGCACCTCGTCGGCACACTCAGCGCGCGCAGCGCTCTGCGCTCGACGCTGTATCGACCGGCGGTCGACGGTGACGGTCGTCTCGCCGTCGCCGCGGCGGTGGGGATCAACGGCGATGTGGCGTCGAAGGCGCAGGCACTCGCCGCCGCCGGCGTCGACGTGCTCGTGGTCGACACCGCGCACGGCCACCAGGAGGGGATGCTCCGCGCACTGAGCGCCGTGTCCGAGCTGAACCTCGGCATTCCGATCGTCGCGGGCAACATCGTGACCGCCGACGGGGTCAGGGATCTGGTCGAGGCCGGAGCCTCCATCCTGAAGGTCGGTGTCGGCCCCGGCGCGATGTGCACCACGCGCATGATGACGGCCGTCGGACGCCCGCAGTTCTCCGCCGTGCTCGAGACGGCCGAGGCCGCGCGCGAACTCGGGGCGCATGTCTGGGCGGACGGGGGAGTGCGCTATCCGCGTGATGTCGCACTCGCGCTCGCGGCGGGCGCGGCATCCGTTATGGTCGGCTCCTGGTTCGCCGGGACGATCGAGGCGCCGGGCGAGCTGCAGAGCGACGAGGAGGGGCGCATCTACAAGGAGTCGTGGGGGATGGCCTCCACCAAGGCCGTGCAGGAGCGCTTCGGGCGTCTCGACGCTTACGAGCGTGCGCGCAAGGAGCTGTTCGCCGAGGGGATCTCGTCATCGAAGATCTGCCTCGATCCGCTGAGGCCCGGCCTCGAGGACCTCCTCGACATGATCACCTCAGGGGTGCGGTCGTCGTTCACGTACGCGGGCGCCGCGTCGGTTCCCGAGTTCCACGACCGCGCGCTGGTCGGGTTGCAGTCCGCCGCGGGCTACGAAGAGGGCAAGGCGCTGCCCGTCAGCTGGTAG
- a CDS encoding hemolysin family protein, producing MDYILLGVGLLLTVGTGLFVASEFALVNLDRADLEARQARGESRLSLTISALKHTSTHLSSAQLGITLTTLLTGYTMEPALSNLLRPTLVAWSIPEAAVGPIATIVAMLVATVLSMILGELVPKNFALALPLATAKLVIPFQVAFTTIFKPAVVVLNGSANGVLRGMGIEPKEELSGARSAEELSSLVRRSASAGLLEADTASLLDRTLTFSRLTAADVMTARPSMHALAGGDSADDVIQLARRTGHSRFPVYDDDLDDITGVVHLKAAISVPRDRRAEVPVGAISTDPLRVPETVHVDALISELRARGYQLAVVVDEYGGTAGLVTLEDLVEELVGEVSDEHDRTRAGVVRGRDGIMFPGELRPDELRHRAGVVVPEGDVYDTVGGYVMSVLERVPSVGDEVALDTGKLQVVRMDGRRVDRIRYVPSPGNAGEAATR from the coding sequence ATGGATTACATCCTGCTGGGCGTGGGGCTGCTGCTCACTGTCGGCACCGGACTGTTCGTCGCGAGCGAGTTCGCTCTGGTCAATCTCGACCGTGCCGACCTCGAGGCCCGCCAGGCGCGGGGAGAATCCCGTCTGTCACTGACGATCAGCGCGCTCAAGCACACGTCGACCCATCTGTCGTCGGCGCAGCTGGGCATCACCCTGACCACGCTTCTCACCGGTTACACGATGGAGCCGGCGCTGTCGAACCTGCTCCGTCCGACGCTCGTCGCCTGGAGCATCCCTGAGGCCGCGGTCGGCCCCATCGCCACGATCGTCGCGATGCTGGTCGCCACCGTGCTGTCGATGATCCTCGGTGAGCTCGTCCCCAAGAACTTCGCCCTGGCGCTGCCCCTCGCGACCGCGAAGCTCGTGATCCCCTTCCAGGTCGCCTTCACGACGATCTTCAAGCCCGCGGTAGTCGTGCTCAACGGTAGTGCGAACGGGGTGCTGCGGGGCATGGGGATCGAGCCGAAGGAAGAGCTCTCCGGTGCCCGCAGCGCCGAGGAGCTGTCGTCGCTGGTCCGCCGCTCCGCGAGCGCCGGCCTCCTCGAGGCCGACACAGCGAGCCTTCTCGACCGCACCCTCACGTTCTCGCGCCTGACGGCTGCCGACGTGATGACCGCTCGACCGAGCATGCATGCGCTCGCCGGAGGCGACTCGGCCGACGACGTCATCCAGCTCGCACGCCGGACGGGCCACAGCCGTTTCCCGGTCTACGACGACGATCTCGACGACATCACCGGCGTCGTGCACCTGAAGGCGGCGATCTCGGTTCCCCGCGATCGTCGCGCCGAGGTGCCGGTGGGCGCGATCTCGACCGATCCGCTCCGCGTTCCCGAGACCGTTCACGTGGATGCCCTGATCTCCGAACTCCGAGCACGCGGTTATCAGCTGGCGGTCGTCGTCGACGAGTACGGCGGCACGGCCGGACTCGTGACCCTCGAGGATCTGGTCGAGGAGCTCGTCGGGGAAGTCTCCGACGAGCACGACCGCACCAGGGCGGGCGTCGTCCGCGGGCGTGACGGAATCATGTTCCCGGGCGAGCTGCGTCCGGACGAACTGCGCCACCGTGCCGGTGTCGTGGTCCCCGAGGGGGACGTCTACGACACCGTCGGCGGCTATGTCATGAGCGTGCTCGAGCGCGTGCCGTCGGTCGGCGACGAGGTCGCCCTCGACACCGGGAAGCTCCAGGTCGTGCGCATGGACGGGCGGCGCGTCGACCGCATCCGGTATGTTCCGAGTCCCGGCAACGCAGGAGAGGCGGCCACCCGATGA
- a CDS encoding hemolysin family protein has translation MNDWGGLAWLVVLLVANAFFVGAEFAVISARRSQIEPKADRGSRSAKTALYAMEHATLMLATSQLGITICSLLILNVSEPAIHHLLAVPLHAIGWSDGVVDAVSFTIALLIVSFLHVVFGEMVPKNLAFSIPDRAVLILAPPLVLVSKIFMPVIWVLNAAANGVLRLFRVEPKNEAASTFTLDEVATIVDQSRREGVLTDTAGTVAAAVEFTDKKASDVAVPLSDLVTLPQSTTPDDIEKAVARYGFSRYVIVDGDDVPVGYVHLKDILRASDGPDAASKLVEPLPSKRIHHMVPVQEDTDLEDALAVMRRAGRHLAKVRDSHGRTTAVLFLEDILEELVGEVQDATRRIRGH, from the coding sequence ATGAACGACTGGGGAGGACTGGCCTGGCTGGTCGTACTGCTCGTGGCGAACGCCTTCTTCGTCGGCGCCGAGTTCGCGGTGATCTCGGCACGCCGCTCTCAGATCGAGCCGAAGGCCGATCGAGGATCGCGCAGCGCGAAGACCGCGCTCTACGCGATGGAGCACGCGACCCTGATGCTCGCGACCTCGCAGCTCGGCATCACGATCTGCTCGCTGTTGATCCTGAACGTCTCGGAACCGGCGATCCACCACCTGCTCGCCGTGCCGCTGCACGCGATCGGCTGGTCGGACGGCGTGGTCGACGCCGTGTCGTTCACGATCGCGCTGCTGATCGTGTCGTTCCTGCACGTCGTGTTCGGCGAGATGGTGCCGAAGAACCTCGCGTTCTCGATCCCGGATCGCGCTGTGCTGATCCTCGCGCCGCCGCTCGTGCTGGTGTCGAAGATCTTCATGCCGGTGATCTGGGTGCTCAACGCCGCCGCGAACGGGGTGCTGCGGCTGTTCCGGGTCGAGCCGAAGAACGAGGCGGCCTCGACGTTCACCCTCGACGAGGTGGCGACGATCGTGGATCAGTCGCGCCGCGAGGGCGTGCTCACCGATACGGCGGGCACGGTCGCGGCTGCCGTCGAGTTCACCGACAAGAAGGCCAGCGACGTGGCCGTCCCGCTGAGCGATCTCGTGACGCTGCCGCAGTCGACCACCCCGGACGACATCGAGAAGGCCGTCGCCCGCTACGGTTTCTCGCGTTACGTGATCGTCGACGGCGACGACGTGCCCGTCGGGTACGTCCACCTCAAGGACATCCTGCGGGCCTCGGACGGCCCGGATGCCGCCTCGAAGCTCGTCGAACCGCTGCCGTCGAAGCGCATCCATCACATGGTGCCCGTGCAGGAGGACACCGATCTGGAGGATGCTCTCGCGGTGATGCGTCGTGCGGGCCGGCACCTGGCGAAGGTCAGGGATTCCCACGGCCGCACCACGGCCGTGCTCTTCCTCGAGGACATCCTCGAGGAGCTGGTCGGCGAGGTGCAGGACGCGACTCGTCGCATCCGCGGCCACTAG
- a CDS encoding NADH:flavin oxidoreductase/NADH oxidase, whose product MSILFSPLSIRSVTFRNRLWVSPMCMYSAVEGVVQEWHHTHLAQFASGGAGLIVAEATAVVPEGRISPRDVGLWNDEQRDAWKPIVEAIHARGAAAGIQLAHAGRKASTWWPWADARGSVPEAEGGWITTAPSAVAFEGFSSPVALDSAGIEAVIDGFAAAARRALDAGFDVLELHGAHGYLLHQFLSPLSNRRDDEYGGSLENRARLLLRVVDAVRGAMGEDVPLFVRISATDHAEGGFTSDEAATVAEWASQRGADLIDVSSGGLVAHQQISVFPGYQVPLAETVRQGGRIPVSAVGLITAAAQAEQVLADGAADAIFAGREWLRDPHFALRAAHELGADVAWPPQYERAHWR is encoded by the coding sequence GTGAGCATCCTCTTCTCCCCCCTGAGCATCCGATCCGTCACTTTCCGAAACCGTCTCTGGGTGTCGCCCATGTGCATGTACAGCGCGGTCGAGGGCGTCGTGCAGGAGTGGCACCATACCCACCTCGCCCAGTTCGCCTCCGGCGGCGCCGGGCTGATCGTCGCCGAGGCGACCGCTGTGGTGCCCGAGGGCCGCATCTCACCCCGAGACGTCGGACTGTGGAACGACGAGCAGCGCGATGCGTGGAAACCGATCGTCGAGGCGATCCACGCGCGTGGCGCGGCCGCAGGAATCCAGCTCGCGCACGCCGGGCGCAAGGCCTCCACGTGGTGGCCGTGGGCGGATGCACGCGGATCGGTGCCCGAGGCCGAGGGCGGCTGGATCACGACCGCACCGTCCGCGGTCGCGTTCGAGGGCTTCTCCTCCCCTGTCGCGCTGGACTCGGCGGGAATCGAGGCCGTGATCGACGGCTTCGCGGCTGCGGCCCGACGGGCACTGGACGCAGGCTTCGACGTCCTCGAACTCCACGGCGCGCACGGGTACCTGCTGCACCAGTTCCTGTCGCCGCTGTCGAACCGGCGCGACGACGAATACGGCGGATCCCTCGAGAACAGGGCTCGCCTGCTTCTGCGCGTGGTGGATGCCGTGCGCGGCGCCATGGGAGAGGACGTGCCGCTGTTCGTGCGCATCTCCGCGACCGACCATGCCGAGGGCGGCTTCACGTCCGACGAGGCGGCGACCGTTGCGGAATGGGCGTCCCAGCGCGGTGCCGACCTGATCGACGTCTCCAGTGGCGGTCTGGTCGCTCACCAGCAGATCAGCGTGTTCCCCGGCTACCAGGTGCCGCTCGCCGAGACGGTCCGTCAGGGCGGGCGCATCCCGGTCTCGGCGGTCGGCCTGATCACCGCCGCCGCGCAGGCCGAGCAGGTGCTCGCCGACGGAGCCGCGGACGCGATCTTCGCCGGCCGTGAGTGGCTGCGCGATCCGCACTTCGCACTCCGAGCGGCCCACGAGCTCGGTGCCGACGTCGCCTGGCCGCCGCAGTACGAGCGCGCGCACTGGCGCTGA
- a CDS encoding NAD(P)H-hydrate dehydratase has translation MSEVREWSREDAATLLRVPGPADDKYSRGVVGLRTGSSAYPGAAVLGVEAAWRAGAGFVRYIGEGRAADAVIARRPETVVSPHAAGARVGAWVIGSGTEAGKRTADEERELRGILDGAVPVVVDAGALDLARGSRAPLLLTPHGREFARLQTQIGSAPGDDRARAAAEAAARLSAVVLLKGAQTLIAHPDGSVIRVDAGTGWLATAGTGDVLGGVLGTLLAANPDASIAEVAATGAWLHGHAGRIAAGIGADGGTHGYPIVALDVAQALPRAIADVLA, from the coding sequence ATGTCCGAAGTGCGCGAATGGTCCCGCGAAGATGCCGCGACGTTGCTGCGGGTCCCCGGACCTGCGGATGACAAGTACTCGCGCGGTGTCGTCGGACTGCGCACCGGATCGTCGGCCTACCCCGGCGCCGCGGTGCTGGGCGTGGAGGCCGCGTGGCGTGCAGGTGCGGGCTTCGTGCGTTACATCGGTGAGGGCCGGGCGGCGGATGCCGTGATCGCACGGCGCCCCGAGACCGTCGTCAGCCCGCACGCGGCGGGTGCCCGTGTCGGAGCATGGGTCATCGGATCGGGGACCGAGGCGGGGAAGCGCACGGCAGACGAAGAGCGTGAGTTGCGGGGGATCCTCGACGGCGCGGTTCCGGTCGTCGTGGATGCGGGCGCGCTGGATCTGGCACGAGGCAGCCGGGCGCCGCTGCTGCTGACACCGCACGGACGGGAGTTCGCTCGACTCCAGACGCAGATCGGGTCGGCACCGGGCGACGACCGTGCGCGTGCGGCGGCGGAGGCAGCGGCCCGGCTGTCCGCGGTCGTACTGCTCAAGGGGGCCCAGACGCTGATCGCGCACCCGGACGGCTCGGTGATCCGGGTCGACGCCGGCACCGGATGGTTGGCGACGGCCGGAACCGGTGACGTGCTCGGCGGTGTGCTCGGAACGCTGCTCGCCGCGAATCCGGACGCATCGATCGCGGAGGTCGCTGCGACGGGAGCATGGCTGCACGGACACGCGGGCCGCATCGCGGCCGGGATCGGTGCGGACGGTGGCACGCACGGGTATCCGATCGTCGCGCTCGACGTCGCGCAGGCGCTTCCCCGCGCGATCGCGGACGTCCTCGCGTGA
- a CDS encoding thiamine-binding protein gives MLIAFSVAPSGTPSDGSERSDASVHDAVAAAVRVVRESGLAHRTTSMFTEIEGPDWDTVMDVVKRATEAVMPFGSRVSLVLKADIRPGYSGELDAKIDRLEAAIEGSDTP, from the coding sequence ATGCTGATCGCCTTCTCCGTCGCCCCGAGCGGCACACCCTCCGACGGATCGGAGCGCTCCGACGCCTCGGTGCACGACGCGGTGGCCGCGGCCGTGCGTGTCGTGCGCGAGTCGGGTCTCGCGCACCGGACGACGAGCATGTTCACCGAGATCGAGGGGCCGGACTGGGACACCGTGATGGACGTCGTCAAGCGTGCGACCGAGGCCGTGATGCCGTTCGGTTCACGGGTGTCGCTCGTGCTCAAGGCCGACATCCGCCCCGGCTACTCCGGCGAGCTCGACGCCAAGATCGATCGGCTCGAAGCGGCGATCGAAGGTTCAGACACCCCGTAG